One part of the Musa acuminata AAA Group cultivar baxijiao chromosome BXJ1-5, Cavendish_Baxijiao_AAA, whole genome shotgun sequence genome encodes these proteins:
- the LOC135582846 gene encoding adenylate isopentenyltransferase 5, chloroplastic-like — protein MPVEFRLEEVAVRAHPQLLASVSIVCLQRIPVTGRLQVQLLSRELPSSSSGQYIFPMGSFETRSGPKDKVVLVLGATGTGKSRLAVDLAAYFDGEIVNSDKMQVYDGLDVVTNKVTDEERAGIPHHLIGGIPRDAEFTASDFRREAILAVESIVRRGRLPIVAGGSNSYIEAMIEGAGREFRRRYECCFLWVDVQLPVLHAFVAERVDCMVGRGLVQEVRGLFDPDVVDYSRGIRRAIGVPEMDRYLRAEGTETDEEAKARLLEAALDEIKANTCKLTCCQLQKIHRLSTLSGWNVNKVDATEVLRKKGKKEDEAWAAQVACPSIEIVAKFLQQTITEEDQVAEAAAQEAEQFALVTKENRPCLMNETVVLAATTTKAAAALVTAGVDMVKVASTTVAVVGATV, from the exons ATGCCAGTAGAGTTTCGGTTGGAAGAGGTTGCTGTGCGTGCTCATCCACAACTTCTAGCTAGCGTTTCAATT GTTTGTTTGCAGCGAATCCCCGTGACTGGCCGTCTCCAAGTTCAGCTGCTATCCCGGGAGCTTCCTTCATCATCGTCAGGGCAGTACATATTCCCCATGGGATCCTTCGAGACCAGAAGTGGTCCCAAGGACAAGGTGGTGCTGGTGCTGGGTGCAACCGGCACTGGCAAGTCGCGGCTTGCTGTCGATCTTGCCGCTTACTTTGACGGCGAAATCGTCAACTCCGACAAAATGCAAGTGTATGACGGCCTTGACGTCGTCACCAACAAGGTCACCGACGAGGAACGTGCCGGGATCCCCCACCACCTTATCGGTGGCATACCCCGCGACGCTGAGTTCACGGCGTCCGACTTCCGCCGGGAGGCAATACTAGCGGTGGAGTCGATCGTCCGGCGGGGAAGGCTCCCCATCGTCGCTGGCGGATCCAACTCCTACATCGAGGCGATGATTGAGGGGGCCGGGAGGGAGTTCAGGAGGCGGTACGAGTGCTGCTTCCTGTGGGTGGATGTCCAGCTCCCGGTGCTGCATGCGTTCGTTGCGGAGCGCGTCGACTGCATGGTAGGACGTGGGCTGGTGCAGGAGGTGAGGGGGCTCTTTGACCCAGACGTCGTGGATTACTCCCGGGGAATACGACGAGCTATCGGGGTGCCGGAGATGGACCGTTATCTCCGCGCCGAGGGCACAGAGACGGACGAGGAGGCCAAGGCGAGGCTGCTGGAGGCAGCACTGGACGAGATCAAGGCAAACACATGCAAACTGACGTGCTGCCAGCTGCAGAAGATCCACAGGCTCTCCACTCTTTCCGGATGGAACGTGAACAAGGTGGACGCCACAGAGGTGTTgaggaagaaggggaagaaggaggaCGAGGCCTGGGCGGCGCAGGTGGCGTGCCCGAGCATCGAGATCGTCGCAAAATTCTTACAACAAACGATAACAGAAGAAGACCAAGTGGCGGAAGCCGCAGCACAGGAGGCAGAGCAATTTGCCTTGGTTACTAAAGAGAACCGGCCTTGCCTCATGAATGAAACAGTGGTGCTGGCTGCTACGACCACGAAGGCTGCCGCGGCTCTGGTCACGGCCGGCGTGGACATGGTCAAGGTAGCTTCCACCACAGTCGCCGTGGTGGGGGCCACGGTATAA